The Nesterenkonia xinjiangensis genome contains a region encoding:
- the gatB gene encoding Asp-tRNA(Asn)/Glu-tRNA(Gln) amidotransferase subunit GatB — MTETLAEASPLSYEEAMARFDPVLGFEVHVELNTKTKMFSSAPNAFGDEPNTNVNPVCLGLPGTLPVVNGQAVEDAIKLGLALNCRIAETCRFARKQYFYPDTPKNWQTSQYDEPIAFDGHLDVELDDGEIFRVEIERAHMEEDAGKLTHAGASGRIQGADYSLVDYNRSGVPLIEIVTKPIVGAGERAPEIARAYVSAVRDIVRALDISDARMERGNVRCDANVSLMPKGTTEFGTRSETKNVNSLRAVEHAVIYEIRRHAGVLSAGGSIVQETRHWQEGTRTTTSGRPKSDADDYRYFPEPDLLPIVTTQEWIEKLRAELPEPPAERRRRLREAWGYSEAEFRDVVAAGLMDQVEETVASGASPAVARKWWMGEISRLANARDVDPGALGVEPATIIELAGLIEEGRINDKIARQVLEHHIDGEGTPQEIVKARGLEVVSDDGALTAAVEKAMAENPDVVEKIQGGKLKAIGALIGPVMKETRGQADAGKVREIVLSRLGIEG, encoded by the coding sequence ATGACTGAGACGCTCGCAGAAGCATCGCCGCTGTCCTATGAGGAGGCGATGGCACGCTTCGACCCGGTCCTCGGCTTTGAGGTCCACGTCGAGCTCAACACCAAGACCAAGATGTTCTCCTCGGCGCCGAACGCCTTCGGCGACGAGCCGAACACCAACGTCAACCCCGTCTGCCTGGGCCTGCCCGGTACGCTGCCTGTGGTCAACGGACAGGCCGTGGAGGACGCCATCAAGCTGGGGCTGGCGCTGAACTGTCGCATCGCGGAGACCTGCCGCTTCGCTCGCAAGCAGTACTTCTACCCGGACACCCCGAAGAACTGGCAGACCTCGCAGTACGACGAGCCCATCGCCTTCGACGGCCACCTGGATGTGGAGCTCGACGACGGCGAGATCTTCCGCGTGGAGATCGAGCGCGCCCACATGGAAGAGGACGCCGGCAAGCTGACTCACGCGGGCGCCAGCGGACGCATCCAGGGCGCGGACTACTCCCTGGTGGACTACAACCGCTCCGGGGTGCCGCTGATCGAGATCGTCACCAAGCCGATCGTCGGAGCCGGGGAGCGCGCTCCGGAGATTGCCCGGGCCTATGTCTCCGCCGTGCGGGACATCGTCAGGGCCCTGGACATCTCGGACGCTCGCATGGAGCGTGGAAACGTCCGCTGCGACGCCAACGTCTCGCTGATGCCCAAGGGCACTACAGAGTTCGGGACCCGGTCTGAGACCAAGAACGTGAACTCCCTGCGGGCAGTGGAGCACGCGGTGATCTACGAGATCCGTCGTCACGCCGGGGTGCTCTCCGCCGGAGGGAGCATCGTCCAGGAGACCCGCCATTGGCAGGAGGGCACCCGCACCACCACGTCCGGGCGGCCCAAGTCCGACGCTGATGACTACCGGTACTTCCCGGAGCCCGACCTGCTGCCGATCGTCACCACGCAGGAGTGGATCGAGAAGCTCCGTGCCGAGCTGCCCGAGCCGCCGGCCGAGCGCCGTCGTCGTCTGCGCGAGGCCTGGGGCTACTCCGAGGCGGAGTTCCGTGACGTCGTCGCCGCCGGTCTGATGGACCAGGTCGAGGAGACGGTGGCCTCCGGCGCCAGCCCAGCCGTGGCGCGCAAATGGTGGATGGGCGAGATCTCCCGGCTGGCCAATGCGCGCGACGTCGACCCCGGCGCCCTGGGTGTGGAGCCCGCCACGATCATCGAGCTGGCCGGCCTCATCGAGGAGGGGCGGATCAATGACAAGATCGCCCGTCAGGTGCTGGAGCACCACATCGACGGGGAAGGCACGCCGCAGGAGATCGTGAAGGCACGCGGCCTGGAGGTCGTCTCCGATGACGGCGCGCTGACCGCGGCCGTGGAGAAGGCCATGGCGGAGAACCCCGACGTGGTGGAGAAGATCCAGGGCGGCAAGCTCAAGGCGATCGGGGCGCTGATCGGCCCGGTGATGAAGGAGACCCGCGGCCAGGCCGATGCCGGCAAGGTCCGCGAGATCGTCCTGAGCAGGCTGGGCATCGAAGGATGA
- a CDS encoding TetR/AcrR family transcriptional regulator: MDRDARKNQLAEAVWQVILDQGISAVSVRTVAERAGVAVGSLRHVFPSRAELVQFSAELMVQRATDRLYATYPKAASGDPHARALALIREVLPITPDTRAEFEVNLALLAERAAVPELHRVRGEAHQRLAGLCRRVVDMLTSEPGTPAVLAKAQRLHALIDGLAFHLFHQPPEADSAWALDIIRAELREIAGHSADGGGAQRSG, encoded by the coding sequence ATGGATCGTGACGCGCGCAAGAACCAGCTCGCGGAGGCGGTGTGGCAGGTGATCCTCGACCAGGGCATCTCCGCGGTCTCCGTCCGCACCGTCGCGGAGCGGGCCGGCGTCGCCGTCGGGTCGCTTCGGCATGTCTTCCCGAGCCGAGCGGAGCTCGTGCAGTTCTCCGCCGAGCTCATGGTGCAGCGCGCCACGGATCGTCTGTACGCCACCTACCCGAAGGCGGCCTCCGGTGATCCGCATGCGCGTGCCCTCGCGCTCATCAGAGAGGTCCTTCCGATCACACCGGACACCCGGGCGGAGTTCGAGGTCAACCTCGCCCTCCTGGCTGAACGTGCCGCGGTGCCGGAGCTTCATCGTGTCCGGGGTGAGGCGCACCAGCGGCTGGCCGGGCTCTGTCGACGCGTCGTCGACATGCTGACCTCAGAGCCCGGGACGCCGGCGGTCCTCGCCAAGGCGCAGCGGCTCCACGCGCTGATCGACGGGCTCGCCTTCCACCTCTTCCATCAGCCGCCGGAGGCCGACTCCGCGTGGGCGCTCGACATCATCAGGGCCGAGCTCCGCGAGATCGCCGGACATTCCGCCGACGGCGGGGGAGCACAGCGGTCAGGGTGA
- a CDS encoding alanine/glycine:cation symporter family protein, whose product MSIGSPVLVAAEAEEPANGLQGIADTIDEGFGEITGFFVNLIFGTNVEVPLGAPFPEGATLWDGPLVVLWAIVAAIGFTIYFGFVQFRTAPVTFEIVRGKWTTEDDPGEVTHFQALTAAVSGTVGLGNIAGVAAAVSLGGPGATFWMILAGLFGMCTKFVECTLGVKYRHIDENGIVHGGPFKYLPVAFRKLGRVPVLIITGLFAISIMLFGIIGGGMFQANQTYGAIESAGSTLDEMTGTSTFAFLGTDTSAFIFGVIFAGLVALVIIGGIRRIGSATAKIVPTMAGIYVLACLIVIAVNITNIGEAFGAIFSGAFTAEGITGGVIGVIIIGVQRAAFSNEAGIGSAPIAHSAVKTRRPVSEGFNAILEPFIDTVVVCTMTALVIIFAWPADYEEAIGVGHDNPVGLTAASFETFLPGFSVVLAICVALFAFSTLITWSYYGIQAWRYLVGMSKTKDLIFRAIICVMIVIGCIVSFGNIIDFADSALFLCIFINVVGCVILAPKVKEEMKQYLADRAAGRLFEDPNELPSDTREMAILEFLQDKPYGTSFEKQRD is encoded by the coding sequence ATGTCCATAGGAAGCCCAGTCCTTGTGGCTGCCGAGGCTGAGGAACCGGCCAACGGCCTGCAGGGCATCGCTGACACCATCGACGAAGGATTCGGTGAGATCACCGGGTTCTTCGTCAATCTGATCTTCGGCACCAACGTGGAGGTTCCACTCGGTGCCCCGTTCCCGGAAGGGGCCACTCTGTGGGACGGGCCGCTGGTGGTCCTCTGGGCCATCGTGGCCGCCATCGGGTTCACCATCTACTTCGGCTTCGTCCAGTTCCGCACGGCTCCGGTGACCTTCGAGATCGTGCGCGGCAAATGGACCACTGAGGACGACCCGGGGGAGGTCACCCATTTCCAGGCGCTGACCGCTGCGGTCTCCGGCACCGTGGGGCTCGGCAACATCGCCGGTGTGGCCGCCGCCGTCTCGCTCGGCGGGCCCGGCGCCACCTTCTGGATGATCCTGGCCGGCCTGTTCGGGATGTGCACCAAGTTCGTCGAGTGCACCTTGGGGGTCAAGTACCGCCACATCGACGAGAACGGCATCGTCCACGGCGGGCCGTTCAAGTACCTGCCGGTGGCGTTCCGGAAGCTGGGCAGGGTACCGGTGCTCATCATCACCGGCCTCTTCGCGATCTCGATCATGCTGTTCGGCATCATCGGTGGCGGCATGTTCCAGGCCAACCAGACGTACGGCGCCATCGAGTCCGCCGGCAGCACGCTGGACGAGATGACCGGGACTTCGACGTTCGCCTTCCTGGGCACAGACACCTCGGCGTTCATCTTCGGTGTGATCTTCGCGGGGCTGGTGGCCCTGGTCATCATCGGCGGCATCCGCCGGATCGGCTCCGCTACGGCGAAGATCGTGCCCACGATGGCCGGCATCTACGTGCTGGCCTGCCTGATCGTCATCGCGGTGAACATCACCAACATCGGTGAGGCGTTCGGCGCCATCTTCTCCGGGGCCTTCACGGCCGAGGGCATCACCGGTGGTGTCATCGGTGTGATCATCATCGGCGTGCAGCGTGCCGCGTTCTCCAACGAGGCCGGCATCGGCTCGGCCCCGATCGCGCACTCTGCGGTGAAGACCCGCCGCCCGGTCTCGGAGGGCTTCAACGCCATCCTGGAGCCGTTCATCGACACTGTGGTGGTCTGCACTATGACCGCACTGGTGATCATCTTTGCCTGGCCCGCCGACTACGAGGAGGCCATCGGTGTCGGTCACGACAACCCGGTGGGCCTGACGGCCGCCTCCTTCGAGACCTTCCTGCCTGGATTCTCCGTGGTCCTGGCGATCTGTGTGGCGCTCTTCGCGTTCTCCACCCTGATCACCTGGAGCTACTACGGGATCCAGGCCTGGCGCTACCTGGTGGGCATGTCGAAGACCAAGGACCTCATCTTCCGCGCCATCATCTGCGTGATGATCGTGATCGGCTGCATAGTGTCCTTCGGCAACATCATCGATTTCGCCGACTCGGCCCTGTTCCTGTGCATCTTCATCAACGTCGTCGGCTGCGTGATCCTGGCGCCGAAGGTCAAGGAGGAGATGAAGCAGTACCTCGCCGACCGGGCCGCCGGACGCCTCTTCGAGGACCCGAACGAGCTGCCCTCGGACACCCGAGAGATGGCCATCCTGGAGTTTCTGCAGGACAAGCCGTACGGCACATCGTTCGAGAAGCAGCGCGACTGA